A genome region from Chengkuizengella sp. SCS-71B includes the following:
- a CDS encoding cob(I)yrinic acid a,c-diamide adenosyltransferase produces the protein MNIYTRTGDEGKTSVIGGRVDKDNIRVEAYGTVDELNCFVGSAISLMKEEKYPDMIPHLLQIQHELFDCASDLAIYKPGIREFKVKKEMVDQLEKWIDLYDEETEDIKRFILPGGSQVSSSLHVCRTVCRRAERRVVTLAKEQEINHEVRKYLNRLSDLFFTVARTANVREDLSDVEYIRSAEVFRKRK, from the coding sequence ATGAACATTTATACAAGAACAGGTGATGAAGGGAAAACAAGTGTCATTGGCGGCAGAGTAGACAAGGATAATATTAGAGTAGAAGCTTATGGAACAGTGGATGAGTTGAACTGCTTTGTGGGCAGTGCGATTAGTTTAATGAAGGAAGAAAAATATCCAGACATGATACCTCATCTGCTACAAATACAGCATGAATTGTTTGACTGTGCTTCTGATTTAGCTATTTACAAACCCGGTATTCGTGAGTTTAAAGTGAAAAAAGAGATGGTGGATCAGTTGGAAAAGTGGATTGATCTGTACGATGAAGAAACTGAGGATATTAAAAGATTTATTCTCCCTGGGGGAAGTCAAGTTTCATCTTCATTGCATGTATGCCGCACCGTATGTCGTAGAGCAGAACGTCGTGTAGTAACGTTAGCAAAAGAACAAGAGATTAATCATGAAGTACGCAAATATTTAAATCGGCTTTCAGATTTGTTTTTTACGGTTGCAAGAACAGCTAATGTTCGTGAAGATTTATCTGATGTAGAATATATTCGCAGCGCAGAGGTGTTCCGTAAGAGAAAATGA
- a CDS encoding ABC transporter substrate-binding protein — translation MKLIEHYLILHTAHKDQRNGVKIETTMNEIMDILNCGRSNARIILNQLKRQEWIEWNPGRGRGYKSIINFQLSLMDAIKIYANEQLAQDHFKEGVKFLQTLAIPIKIHDVLREYLEEWFGFQTEGEKEAKHLLRLPIHRDLISLDPARVFTAFEYHFVGQIYDTLLRVDSNTKQIHPHLALGWDTPDDKKWTFYLRKGVRFHHGRLLTAEDVMYTLQYLLDSNTSFLYWLGDYLNKVESSGEHTVTFYFNRPFPFFPNILCSHHASIVPYDVDIKQQIVGTGPFLVQSFSKEKLIMEAFDHYFNRRAWLDRVEVFCLPEELQSRFLYKMMPENVDSIEVQDNPITLHIKCTQILIFQTKKTGPQQHPAFRRAIHFALDRKAMISELNMREVHPADSFIPAHSRASVFPSYTLSEAREALKESGYSGETLMMLIPPNQWRKNALWIQSRCNQIGVSLELQPLDLRKTLQKKFFRQADLILIDVSLYGDSEINLLEPFGNNSFHRQLFTLQENQQMDRFIDRFVSEKSKSKRFTIWNEFEDWFRKENLFLFLFQLNEESAYSSSLQGYKFGPFGLADFHNLWFEF, via the coding sequence ATGAAGTTAATCGAACATTATCTAATCTTACATACAGCTCATAAAGATCAAAGAAATGGTGTTAAAATTGAAACGACGATGAATGAAATTATGGATATTCTTAATTGTGGTCGGTCAAATGCTAGGATTATATTAAATCAATTAAAAAGACAAGAATGGATAGAATGGAATCCAGGACGTGGACGAGGTTATAAATCTATTATCAACTTTCAACTTTCTTTGATGGATGCCATTAAGATATATGCAAATGAACAATTGGCACAAGATCATTTCAAAGAAGGAGTGAAGTTTCTACAAACGTTAGCAATTCCTATAAAAATTCATGATGTCTTGAGGGAATATCTAGAAGAATGGTTTGGTTTCCAAACAGAAGGGGAGAAAGAAGCCAAGCACCTCTTACGTCTTCCCATTCATAGAGATCTCATTTCGTTGGATCCAGCGCGAGTTTTTACAGCATTTGAATACCATTTTGTAGGTCAGATTTATGATACTTTGCTTCGAGTGGACTCCAACACAAAACAGATACATCCTCATCTTGCTCTTGGCTGGGATACTCCAGATGATAAGAAATGGACTTTTTATTTGCGCAAAGGTGTTCGATTCCATCATGGTAGGTTGTTAACTGCAGAAGATGTGATGTATACACTTCAGTATCTTCTTGATTCCAATACAAGTTTCCTCTATTGGCTAGGTGACTATTTGAATAAGGTTGAATCATCAGGAGAACATACCGTGACTTTTTATTTCAATCGACCCTTTCCTTTTTTTCCAAACATTTTATGCTCACATCATGCTTCCATCGTTCCATATGATGTAGATATCAAACAACAAATTGTTGGAACTGGTCCTTTTTTGGTGCAATCATTTTCTAAAGAAAAATTGATCATGGAAGCTTTTGATCATTATTTTAATAGAAGAGCTTGGTTGGATCGAGTAGAGGTTTTTTGTTTGCCAGAGGAACTGCAAAGTAGGTTTCTTTATAAGATGATGCCTGAAAATGTAGATTCAATAGAGGTTCAAGATAACCCAATTACGCTGCATATTAAATGTACACAAATACTTATTTTTCAAACAAAAAAAACAGGTCCACAGCAACACCCGGCATTTCGACGTGCAATTCACTTTGCACTAGATCGAAAAGCGATGATTAGTGAGCTGAATATGAGGGAAGTTCACCCTGCGGATAGTTTTATACCTGCTCATAGTAGAGCGAGTGTTTTTCCTTCCTATACACTATCAGAAGCTCGGGAAGCGCTCAAAGAAAGTGGCTATTCTGGTGAAACATTGATGATGCTCATCCCTCCCAATCAGTGGAGGAAGAACGCACTTTGGATTCAGTCCCGATGTAATCAGATTGGAGTATCTTTAGAACTGCAACCTCTTGATCTTAGAAAGACTCTTCAAAAGAAATTTTTCCGTCAAGCAGATCTTATCTTGATAGACGTTTCACTTTATGGTGATTCAGAAATTAATTTATTAGAACCATTTGGTAATAACAGCTTCCATCGTCAATTGTTCACTTTACAAGAGAATCAGCAAATGGATAGGTTTATAGATCGATTTGTTAGTGAAAAGTCAAAAAGTAAACGTTTTACCATATGGAATGAATTTGAAGATTGGTTTCGTAAGGAAAATCTTTTTCTTTTTTTGTTTCAATTAAATGAAGAGTCAGCTTACTCAAGTTCACTTCAAGGATACAAATTTGGACCTTTTGGGTTGGCTGATTTCCATAATCTTTGGTTTGAGTTTTAA
- a CDS encoding thiamine pyrophosphate-binding protein translates to MKLATSFLIENLRKTGITHLFGIPGKAIVPIILEAEDQGIRFVLCRHESGAGFAAAGYALRKNTIGVAIGTSGPGATNLLTSAAQAKTYHAPVLFITGHPSMRNTGKAQGQDSTLFGTDVTKMFEPVTLFSARVERADLLQTYLTHAISTALEGAKGPVHLSIPLDVLNEKMIPFELPNVEQTSYVSSHIDEVIPLIQASKRPVILLGKGAHLSHAYEEIKLLVETFQIPVMTTPGGKGAFPTNHSLSLGGFGLGGSSESDIYMLSGIDLLIVIGSKLSDMSLAGFTPQMLPKKVIHFDYDGMFIGRTIHTPTLCIRGDIRTNLKYILKNIPFLNQTQSKTTTSLRSMTTTLFPTQEVAATLEQEDVGSKNIIVSEKNQSQNSFMTSKAAIKELQKYIPKKTVFFSDDGSHSFYAIKHLEFNEGCPFYFDDIFGAMGHSISYAIGAKLAGVDESIVCFTGDGCFMMHGTEISVAVNENVNVTYIVFNNGCLDMVNKGMFHHLGRTDGTVFKTPVHIKQLAESLGAKAFRCVHLQEIKAAIKEALEYSSCSVVELIVDPNEIPPTLKRG, encoded by the coding sequence GTGAAGCTCGCAACTTCGTTTTTAATAGAAAATCTCCGAAAAACAGGAATCACCCACCTATTTGGGATACCAGGTAAAGCTATTGTTCCTATTATATTGGAAGCAGAGGATCAAGGAATTCGATTTGTATTATGCAGACATGAATCAGGGGCAGGTTTTGCGGCTGCAGGATATGCCTTAAGAAAAAATACGATTGGTGTAGCTATTGGCACAAGTGGTCCAGGTGCTACAAATTTACTTACTTCAGCAGCTCAAGCTAAAACCTACCACGCACCCGTTCTTTTTATAACAGGGCATCCTTCCATGAGAAACACAGGGAAAGCACAGGGTCAAGATTCAACTTTATTTGGAACAGATGTAACTAAAATGTTTGAACCTGTTACTTTATTTAGTGCACGTGTTGAAAGAGCAGATTTATTACAAACCTATTTAACACATGCTATTTCTACTGCGCTTGAAGGGGCAAAAGGACCTGTACATTTATCCATTCCACTGGATGTTTTAAATGAAAAAATGATTCCTTTTGAATTACCAAATGTAGAGCAAACTTCTTACGTATCTTCCCATATTGATGAAGTCATACCACTAATTCAAGCCAGCAAACGACCCGTTATATTATTAGGAAAAGGTGCTCACTTAAGTCATGCTTATGAAGAAATCAAACTATTAGTAGAAACCTTTCAAATTCCAGTTATGACAACTCCAGGTGGGAAGGGGGCTTTCCCAACAAATCACTCTTTAAGTTTAGGTGGATTTGGTTTAGGCGGTAGTTCTGAATCAGATATTTATATGTTATCTGGAATAGATCTACTTATAGTGATAGGAAGTAAGTTATCAGATATGTCTCTTGCAGGATTCACCCCACAGATGTTGCCTAAAAAAGTCATTCATTTTGATTATGATGGTATGTTTATTGGCAGAACAATACATACTCCCACCTTATGTATTCGAGGGGACATCAGAACAAATTTAAAATACATATTAAAAAACATACCTTTTCTTAATCAAACTCAATCAAAAACTACCACATCCTTGAGGTCAATGACTACAACATTGTTCCCTACTCAGGAAGTTGCCGCCACTCTTGAACAAGAAGATGTAGGAAGTAAAAATATAATCGTCTCAGAAAAAAATCAATCTCAAAATTCATTTATGACATCAAAAGCTGCAATTAAAGAGCTGCAAAAATATATTCCAAAAAAAACTGTATTCTTTTCTGACGATGGCAGTCATAGTTTTTATGCTATTAAGCATCTTGAATTTAATGAAGGATGTCCTTTTTATTTTGATGATATATTCGGGGCCATGGGACATTCCATTAGTTACGCCATTGGTGCTAAACTGGCAGGAGTCGATGAAAGTATTGTATGCTTTACAGGTGATGGCTGTTTCATGATGCATGGAACTGAAATTTCTGTAGCAGTGAATGAGAATGTAAATGTAACCTATATCGTTTTTAATAATGGGTGTTTAGACATGGTGAATAAAGGTATGTTTCATCATTTAGGGAGAACGGATGGTACTGTATTCAAAACACCTGTTCATATTAAACAATTAGCTGAATCGTTGGGAGCAAAAGCCTTCAGATGTGTCCATCTACAAGAAATTAAAGCCGCCATCAAAGAAGCGCTTGAATACTCATCCTGTTCAGTAGTAGAACTTATTGTTGACCCTAACGAAATACCCCCAACATTAAAGAGAGGATAA
- a CDS encoding RluA family pseudouridine synthase, with protein MNYYKPIAYIVQPDEHGWILKSVLREKLNISRRLLSRIKLTEKGVTVNGKREFINIRVNTGDLIEIHLEQETSQYIEPQNIPLNIIYEDDFLLILNKQAGIIVHPTHGHKANTLANGVVYHWMQKNENYRFRPIHRLDEETSGVLAIAKNPYVHQQISEQMIHNQVKKEYVAIVSGHLPDLKGTVNAPIDRDSEQPHLRIVTDHGYPAVTYYKVEEEYESASMVRLWLETGRTHQIRVHMKHLGCPLVGDKMYGEGNEGSKMDRQALHAAKLAFYHPNTRKYVEFTASLPKDMKSEIEHLKL; from the coding sequence ATGAATTATTATAAACCGATTGCATATATCGTTCAACCTGATGAACATGGTTGGATCTTAAAAAGTGTGTTAAGAGAAAAGCTGAACATTTCACGCAGATTATTGTCACGCATCAAACTTACTGAAAAAGGTGTGACGGTGAATGGAAAAAGGGAATTCATAAACATAAGAGTAAATACTGGAGACCTTATAGAAATACATTTGGAACAGGAAACATCCCAATATATAGAACCACAGAACATTCCTTTAAACATAATATATGAGGATGACTTTTTATTAATTTTAAATAAACAAGCAGGAATCATTGTACACCCAACACATGGACATAAAGCAAATACATTGGCAAACGGAGTAGTTTATCACTGGATGCAAAAGAATGAGAATTATCGCTTTAGACCGATTCATAGGTTGGATGAAGAGACTTCAGGTGTACTCGCTATCGCGAAAAATCCATATGTACACCAGCAAATCTCTGAACAAATGATTCATAATCAGGTGAAAAAAGAGTATGTTGCCATAGTAAGTGGTCATTTACCTGACTTAAAAGGCACAGTTAATGCCCCTATCGATAGAGATTCTGAACAGCCGCATCTTAGAATTGTGACAGATCATGGCTATCCAGCTGTTACTTATTATAAGGTGGAAGAAGAGTATGAATCAGCTTCTATGGTTCGATTATGGTTGGAAACGGGGCGTACGCACCAGATTAGAGTGCATATGAAACATCTAGGCTGTCCTTTAGTAGGAGATAAAATGTATGGGGAAGGAAACGAAGGATCTAAAATGGATCGACAAGCTTTACATGCTGCAAAACTAGCATTTTACCATCCAAATACCAGGAAGTATGTAGAATTTACTGCATCACTGCCAAAAGATATGAAGAGTGAGATAGAGCATTTGAAGCTATAA
- a CDS encoding class III lanthipeptide, with product MNQVLALQQLEAKKSSEKNMMPATNTFTMPHVKEKK from the coding sequence ATGAATCAAGTATTAGCGCTTCAACAATTGGAAGCAAAAAAAAGTAGTGAAAAAAATATGATGCCGGCTACAAATACCTTCACCATGCCACATGTAAAAGAAAAAAAATAG
- a CDS encoding ATP-binding protein — protein sequence MGIEPYYLTESKNKCKEQGMDPKTMPKSTKKLTNEQLKQKKATYEEILSIMGFYVMKIIGPLKENYMLIVITDDEGYILDMFGDVSFKSIINNIGITNGVRLCDQEMGTNSVDIALNKKHPIQIIGSGHFHHALHQTACYSVPFYFSESHFLSGTISIMTSIDRHNPYLVPLLSSIVDSIERELLLKKKNDQLNLFHNITINTIRDGVIITNKYGRITEINPFVEDLFNRSKEDLLENSIFDLDPFGKFLYDVLENQTIVQDHKIYFDSLDNKTKICLLDALPIFDDNNELIGSFANIRDITEKYNLEKQVILSEKFSAIGKLAAGLAHEIRNPLTSIMGFTHLLKQKYTEDESEEKYMDIISEELTSLNEMVSQFVLMAKPSSPEFRLVNIQSLIQDTVKIMRSQAILKNIAIEEKLLDHEVNLLIDSAQIKQVFINLIQNAIEAMDRNGTIQIIVKQKKDFVIIDVVDEGKGISEKEMNQILNPFFSTKDSGLGLGLSISYRILNNHNAKIDVSSKLGSGTTFTLRFPDVK from the coding sequence ATGGGGATCGAACCGTACTACTTAACAGAGTCTAAAAATAAATGTAAGGAACAGGGAATGGATCCAAAAACAATGCCAAAAAGCACAAAAAAATTAACAAATGAGCAATTGAAACAAAAAAAAGCAACATATGAAGAAATCCTATCCATAATGGGTTTTTATGTAATGAAAATCATTGGTCCATTAAAAGAGAATTACATGTTGATTGTGATCACTGATGATGAAGGTTATATATTAGATATGTTCGGTGATGTATCTTTTAAATCTATCATTAATAACATAGGCATAACTAACGGAGTACGCTTATGTGATCAAGAAATGGGTACGAATTCAGTTGATATTGCATTAAACAAAAAACATCCAATTCAAATTATAGGATCTGGTCATTTCCATCATGCACTACATCAAACAGCTTGTTATTCCGTACCATTCTACTTTTCAGAATCTCATTTTTTATCTGGCACGATTTCCATTATGACATCCATAGACCGACATAATCCTTATTTAGTCCCATTATTATCTTCTATTGTTGACTCTATCGAAAGAGAATTATTGTTAAAAAAGAAAAATGATCAATTAAATCTCTTTCATAATATTACGATAAATACCATTAGAGATGGTGTCATTATTACAAATAAGTATGGGAGAATTACTGAAATCAACCCCTTTGTTGAAGATTTATTCAACCGCAGCAAAGAGGATCTATTAGAAAACTCAATTTTTGACTTAGATCCATTTGGAAAGTTTCTATATGATGTTTTAGAAAATCAAACTATTGTGCAAGACCACAAAATTTATTTTGATTCACTAGATAATAAAACTAAAATATGCCTTTTAGATGCATTACCCATTTTTGATGATAACAATGAACTTATAGGTTCGTTTGCAAATATAAGAGATATTACGGAAAAATATAACTTAGAGAAACAAGTGATTTTATCAGAGAAATTTTCAGCGATAGGTAAGTTAGCTGCAGGATTAGCTCATGAAATAAGAAATCCCCTAACATCTATTATGGGTTTTACACACTTATTAAAGCAAAAGTATACTGAAGATGAATCAGAAGAGAAGTACATGGACATCATTTCGGAGGAGTTGACCTCACTAAATGAAATGGTATCTCAGTTTGTACTTATGGCAAAACCTTCTAGCCCTGAATTTCGTTTAGTAAATATTCAATCGTTAATTCAAGATACAGTCAAAATCATGCGAAGTCAGGCTATATTAAAAAACATTGCTATAGAAGAAAAATTACTAGATCATGAAGTAAATCTTCTAATAGACAGCGCACAGATTAAACAAGTTTTTATTAATCTTATCCAAAATGCAATTGAAGCTATGGATCGAAATGGTACGATTCAGATTATCGTCAAACAAAAAAAAGACTTTGTGATCATAGATGTAGTGGATGAAGGAAAAGGAATTTCAGAAAAAGAGATGAATCAGATACTAAACCCTTTCTTTTCTACAAAAGATAGTGGATTAGGCCTTGGGTTATCGATTTCCTATCGTATTTTGAACAATCATAATGCAAAAATTGATGTTTCTTCTAAACTTGGATCTGGAACTACCTTTACACTTAGATTCCCTGATGTTAAATAA
- a CDS encoding cobyric acid synthase, whose amino-acid sequence MKKLANTIMLQGTASDVGKSIITTALCRIFYQDGNKVAPYKSQNMSLNSYVTLDGKEIGRAQGMQADACYTVATTDMNPILLKPKQDMVSQVVVHGKPYKDLDARSYREQYLHTAEGIVKDSLHRLREKYDLITIEGAGSPAEVNLKDRDIVNMRLAKWADAPVILVADIDRGGVFASIVGTLEILTPEERNRVSGFIINKFRGDISLLQSGIDWLENKTNKPVLGVIPYLHHLGLEDEDGASLDMKIKSTQKLEDQLDVVVIKLPRISNFTDFDPLLEESDVHLRYIEHLDDWGTPDLVIIPGSKNTLQDLLYLRETGIEEKLTEYVKQGGFLLGICAGYQMMGEKLLDPHHFESDVSELNGMGLFPTETTFIQNKRTERVEGTTLLHFNDQIHFKHSDPIKIEGYEIHMGTTLFLQPVQHAFQIRLAGNYEHSFHNDGVVSDNGKVIGTYIHGILDNDVFRRNWLNNVRIHKGWTELKETISYKNKREEAFDRLADHVRLYLNMEKVYQIIEEGIK is encoded by the coding sequence ATGAAAAAATTAGCAAATACGATCATGCTTCAGGGAACAGCGTCAGATGTAGGGAAAAGTATAATCACAACTGCCTTATGTCGGATCTTTTATCAAGATGGGAACAAGGTGGCACCTTATAAATCGCAAAATATGTCTCTAAATTCTTATGTAACCCTAGATGGGAAAGAAATAGGTCGTGCACAAGGAATGCAGGCTGATGCATGTTACACAGTAGCTACGACAGACATGAATCCGATTTTGTTAAAACCTAAACAAGATATGGTGTCACAGGTTGTTGTTCATGGCAAACCTTATAAGGATTTAGATGCAAGAAGTTATCGAGAACAATATTTACATACTGCTGAAGGTATTGTGAAAGATTCTTTGCATAGATTACGTGAAAAATATGATTTGATAACGATTGAAGGGGCAGGTAGTCCTGCTGAGGTGAACTTAAAAGATCGAGATATCGTAAATATGAGATTAGCTAAGTGGGCAGATGCCCCAGTTATTCTTGTAGCAGATATTGACCGTGGGGGAGTTTTTGCATCCATAGTCGGTACATTGGAGATCTTAACGCCTGAGGAAAGAAATAGAGTGAGCGGATTTATCATTAATAAATTCCGTGGAGATATTTCACTTTTGCAATCTGGAATTGATTGGTTAGAAAATAAAACTAATAAACCTGTACTAGGTGTTATTCCATATCTTCATCATCTAGGTCTTGAAGACGAAGATGGTGCTTCATTGGATATGAAAATAAAATCTACCCAAAAACTAGAAGACCAGCTTGATGTTGTTGTCATCAAATTGCCTAGAATCTCTAATTTCACAGATTTTGATCCATTACTTGAAGAATCAGACGTTCATTTAAGGTATATAGAACATTTAGATGACTGGGGTACTCCAGATCTAGTGATTATTCCGGGCAGCAAAAACACTTTACAGGATTTACTATATCTACGTGAAACAGGAATAGAGGAAAAACTGACCGAATATGTAAAACAAGGTGGTTTTTTATTAGGTATCTGTGCAGGATATCAAATGATGGGAGAAAAATTATTAGATCCGCATCACTTTGAATCAGATGTCTCAGAATTGAATGGTATGGGTTTATTTCCCACTGAAACAACATTTATTCAAAATAAACGAACGGAAAGAGTGGAAGGGACTACCCTATTACATTTTAACGATCAGATTCATTTTAAACATTCAGATCCTATTAAAATTGAAGGATACGAAATCCATATGGGGACCACACTATTTTTACAACCTGTTCAGCATGCTTTCCAAATTCGTCTAGCTGGTAATTATGAGCATTCATTTCATAATGATGGTGTTGTATCAGACAATGGCAAGGTGATCGGCACCTACATTCATGGCATATTAGATAATGATGTTTTTCGTAGAAATTGGTTAAACAATGTAAGGATTCATAAAGGCTGGACTGAATTAAAAGAAACGATTTCTTACAAAAATAAACGGGAAGAAGCTTTTGATCGACTTGCAGATCATGTTAGACTTTATTTAAATATGGAAAAGGTTTATCAAATTATTGAGGAGGGGATCAAATGA
- a CDS encoding carboxymuconolactone decarboxylase family protein, producing the protein MSFDKGISNIKEIAGSDGIHAVEAIQDLHPDIHKYVVQFGFGEIYSRRELDRKQQEMITITSLITLGDTANQLRFHFKAALNVGITPQEIIGIVIHCIPYVGFPRVLNALQIAKEVIDDVDEEK; encoded by the coding sequence ATGTCATTTGATAAAGGAATATCTAATATAAAGGAAATAGCAGGATCAGATGGTATTCATGCGGTTGAAGCAATTCAAGACTTACACCCTGATATTCATAAATACGTCGTTCAATTTGGTTTTGGGGAAATTTATTCTCGTAGAGAGCTAGATAGAAAACAGCAGGAAATGATCACGATTACCAGTCTTATTACCTTAGGTGATACTGCTAATCAGCTTAGATTTCATTTCAAAGCAGCACTAAATGTAGGAATTACTCCACAGGAAATAATCGGCATTGTCATTCATTGCATTCCATATGTTGGCTTTCCAAGAGTATTGAATGCTTTGCAGATTGCAAAAGAGGTTATTGATGATGTAGACGAAGAGAAATGA
- a CDS encoding ABC transporter substrate-binding protein: MKLIEHYLILYTAHKNQKNGVNIETTMSEIMDILSCGRANARGVLSQLKEQGWIQWNPGRGRGNRSTINFQLSLVDGIKRYASGQLVHDFKGGMEFLHSLSIPTQIHSILGEYLKEWFGLQTEGEKEAEHILRLPIHRDLISLDPARVFTAFEYHFVGQVYDTLLRVDFNTKQIHPHLALGWDTSDDQEWTFYLRKGARFHHGRSLTAEDVVYTFQRLLDSKTSFFYWLGRYVNKIESSGEDTVIFYFNRPFPFFPNILCSHHASIVPYDVDMQQQIIGTGPFLVQSFSKEKLILEAFDHYFKERAWLDRVEVFCLPEELQSRFLYKMMPENIDSMEVPDKPITQHIIRTQILIFQTKKRGPQQHPAFRRAIYFAIDRDMMIDELNIEDVYATDSFITNQNKKRFPSYTLSEAREALKESGYSGETLTMLIPPNQWRKNALWIQSRCNQIGVSLKLQPLDLKKTLQKEFFRQADLILIDVSFYGDSEINLIEPFGNNSFHRQLFTLQENQQMDRFIDRFVSEKSKSKRFTIWNEFEDWFRKENLFLFLFHLKEESAYSSSLQGYKFGPFGLADFHNLWIKV; encoded by the coding sequence ATGAAGTTAATTGAACATTATCTAATTCTATATACAGCCCATAAAAATCAAAAAAATGGCGTTAATATCGAAACAACAATGAGTGAAATTATGGATATTCTTAGTTGTGGTCGGGCAAATGCAAGGGGGGTACTCAGCCAATTAAAAGAACAAGGCTGGATACAGTGGAATCCAGGACGTGGACGAGGTAACAGATCTACTATCAATTTTCAACTTTCTTTGGTGGATGGAATCAAGAGATATGCATCCGGACAATTAGTACACGATTTCAAAGGAGGGATGGAATTTCTCCACTCGTTATCCATTCCTACACAAATTCACAGTATTTTAGGAGAGTATCTTAAAGAATGGTTTGGTTTACAAACCGAGGGGGAGAAAGAGGCTGAGCACATATTACGTCTTCCTATTCATAGAGATCTCATTTCGTTAGATCCAGCGCGAGTTTTTACAGCATTTGAATACCATTTTGTAGGTCAGGTTTATGATACTCTGCTTCGTGTTGATTTCAATACAAAACAAATACATCCTCATCTTGCTCTAGGCTGGGATACTTCAGATGATCAGGAGTGGACTTTTTATTTGCGTAAAGGTGCTCGTTTTCATCATGGCAGGTCCTTAACAGCAGAAGATGTGGTGTATACATTTCAACGTCTTCTTGATTCTAAAACAAGTTTCTTCTATTGGCTTGGTCGCTATGTGAACAAGATTGAATCATCAGGAGAAGATACCGTGATTTTTTATTTCAATCGACCCTTTCCTTTTTTTCCAAATATTTTATGCTCGCATCACGCTTCTATCGTTCCATACGATGTGGATATGCAACAACAAATTATTGGAACTGGCCCTTTTTTAGTGCAATCATTTTCTAAAGAGAAATTGATATTGGAAGCTTTTGATCATTATTTTAAGGAACGAGCTTGGTTGGATCGAGTAGAGGTTTTTTGTTTGCCTGAGGAACTGCAAAGTAGATTTCTTTATAAGATGATGCCTGAAAATATAGATTCAATGGAGGTTCCAGATAAACCAATTACGCAGCATATCATCCGTACACAAATACTTATTTTTCAAACAAAAAAAAGAGGTCCGCAGCAACACCCGGCATTTCGACGTGCAATTTACTTTGCTATTGATCGAGACATGATGATTGATGAATTAAATATAGAGGATGTTTATGCTACAGACAGTTTTATAACTAACCAAAATAAAAAAAGATTTCCTTCCTATACACTATCAGAAGCTCGGGAAGCGCTCAAAGAAAGTGGTTATTCTGGTGAAACATTAACGATGCTCATCCCTCCCAATCAGTGGAGGAAGAACGCACTTTGGATTCAGTCCCGATGTAATCAAATTGGCGTATCACTAAAGCTCCAGCCTCTTGACCTTAAAAAGACACTTCAGAAGGAATTTTTCCGTCAAGCTGATCTTATCTTGATAGACGTTTCGTTTTATGGTGATTCAGAAATTAATTTAATAGAACCATTTGGTAATAACAGCTTCCATCGTCAATTGTTCACTTTACAAGAGAATCAGCAAATGGATAGGTTTATAGATCGATTTGTTAGTGAAAAATCAAAAAGTAAACGTTTTACCATATGGAACGAATTCGAAGATTGGTTTCGTAAGGAAAATCTCTTTCTTTTTTTGTTCCATTTGAAAGAAGAATCGGCTTATTCAAGTTCACTTCAAGGGTACAAATTTGGACCTTTTGGGTTGGCTGATTTTCATAATCTTTGGATCAAGGTTTAA
- a CDS encoding class III lanthipeptide, with product MNQVLVLQQLEVKKDKNKSMMSSDSNTVTLPLVKGKIELFYRMRDNTKSKK from the coding sequence TTGAATCAAGTATTAGTTCTTCAACAATTGGAAGTAAAAAAAGATAAAAATAAAAGTATGATGTCCAGTGACTCGAATACTGTGACCTTACCACTTGTAAAAGGAAAAATAGAATTATTCTACCGTATGAGAGATAACACAAAAAGTAAAAAGTAA